The following coding sequences lie in one Spinacia oleracea cultivar Varoflay chromosome 1, BTI_SOV_V1, whole genome shotgun sequence genomic window:
- the LOC110793220 gene encoding pentatricopeptide repeat-containing protein At1g71490-like, translating to MEEKDIISWNSIISGYARYGKYEETSFLFREMLLCGFRPNYVIIASILPLCARVANLQHGKELHCFIIKHQEFSEYLLSWNALVEMYARAAKISEAQKVFNLLSRKDVITYTSLITGYGVLGEGEVAFKLFEEMNSSGIKPDIINNLVAVLSAYSHSGLVIQGQLLFEKMWTVYGIRPCLEHYACMVDFFGRSGLLKKAEEIIRRMSYEPSVDIWATVIGACQIHRNIDLGEWAAEKLLELMPRNPGYYVLIANMYAAAGCWDKLAKVRTFMRELGVLKPPGCAWVDIGSGFEPFLVGDPSMELSYAIYPTLEGLFEHMKDAGYIDVFVIDHADFVEYDKNVTKRLNKLLKRHIHSKNLHKYFMGNRRRMQGAKERDELLGGAVCRQNHLAASFPRFSVESPQLFVRHHSSLSAALSSPAFICPPATKLKSTGFHVASSNHGIISSLIPFTTSRSRVLSSNPLFGVLRACVGASTTIIVASLSALATASASASASANGPHLHLYNQCRTTICTGCPTGTTWYRQNSP from the exons ATGGAAGAAAAAGATATAATTTCTTGGAATTCGATAATCTCAGGTTATGCACGTTATGGAAAATATGAGGAAACCTCCTTTCTCTTTCGAGAGATGTTGCTTTGTGGTTTTCGACCAAATTATGTTATCATAGCGAGCATTCTTCCCTTGTGTGCTCGAGTAGCAAATCTGCAACATGGAAAAGAACTCCACTGCTTCATTATCAAGCATCAAGAATTCAGTGAATATTTGCTATCATGGAATGCTTTAGTGGAGATGTATGCAAGAGCAGCAAAAATTTCAGAGGCCCAAAAGGTGTTTAATTTATTGAGCAGGAAGGATGTCATCACATATACTTCTTTAATAACTGGCTATGGTGTTCTAGGAGAAGGTGAAGTTGCATTTAAACTCTTTGAGGAGATGAATAGTTCTGGAATCAAACCTgatattattaataatctggTCGCTGTTTTATCAGCATATAGCCACTCAGGTCTTGTGATTCAGGGTCAGTTGCTGTTTGAAAAAATGTGGACTGTGTATGGTATAAGACCCTGTTTGGAGCACTATGCATGCATGGTGGACTTTTTTGGTAGGTCTGGGTTGCTTAAGAAAGCTGAAGAGATCATTAGAAGGATGTCTTATGAACCAAGTGTCGATATATGGGCTACCGTAATCGGAGCATGTCAAATTCATCGAAACATAGATTTAGGAGAGTGGGCAGCtgagaaattgttggaattgaTGCCGAGAAATCCAGGGTACTATGTGTTGATTGCTAATATGTACGCTGCTGCTGGTTGTTGGGACAAGCTGGCAAAAGTTCGGACATTTATGAGGGAATTGGGGGTGCTAAAGCCCCCAGGTTGTGCTTGGGTTGACATAGGAAGTGGTTTTGAACCATTCTTGGTAGGGGATCCATCCATGGAACTATCATATGCGATATATCCCACACTAGAAGGGTTGTTTGAGCATATGAAAGATGCTGGATATATCGATGTGTTTGTTATAGATCATGCGGATTTCGTGGAGTATGATAAAAATGTTACCA AAAGGTTGAACAAGTTGCTGAAGAGGCATATTCACTCAAAGAATTTACACAAGTACTTTATGGGAAACCGAAGGCGGATGCAAGGGGCAAAAGAGAGGGATGAATTGCTGGGAGGAGCTGTAT GTCGCCAGAACCATCTCGCCGCCTCCTTCCCAAGATTCTCCGTCGAGTCGCCCCAATTATTTGTCCGCCATCACTCAAGCCTCTCCGCCGCTCTCTCCTCTCCCGCCTTCATTTGTCCGCCTGCAACAAAGCTGAAATCGACTGGATTTCATGTCGCCTCCTCCAACCATGGCATAATTTCTTCCTTAATTCCGTTTACCACCTCCAGAAGTAGGGTTTTGTCCTCAAATCCGCTCTTTGGAGTGCTGCGTGCCTGCGTCGGTGCTTCTACCACCATCATTGTTGCTTCACTCTCTGCCCTCGCTACTGCTTCTGCTTCTGCTTCTGCTTCTGCTAACGGTCCCCATTTACATCTTTATAATCAATGTCGAACTACCATCtgtacggggtgtcctaccggcaccacgtggtaccggcagaactccccGTAG
- the LOC130466297 gene encoding uncharacterized protein: MDVNSSDQKSQEKWDEILQKCKEDLVKNIMEGLSPIFSLLRQELKEIKEKFTEIREEILKEEEKKVVANSEVVEVEVVEHANLQRSGSRENLPFVTGGNAEAPDAGKGASCCSFVVKDFGGRMSGGQGLGGYAGGVSDVLIRNRKKRKFERGGAGGSGSGGGPGLARQGRVSGDVGVLLDRQPVEVFEHGGPGFFNEKCNLGGGTTTCGGLEKEGGRFVKGGSGASGSGGGPGYSAGGCLEVGVAGSMTGGRRWSVKAAFQKNQGEEVYGRTTVELVVGLLKNPNVEDKGSMVKGLIDGTTGFNVFRPLATDTTKEIQENGPAYFEPKLNKLTVGLMSFRSISISNENHTSSTHSSTHNYRNQHNPIYVSCSLWYNPNPNTIPPDPYSLYTYHLNYTTHFNQNSILFHDQLMNFYFIAKLMPITLTITNEVLQNKWQQNFEDDKMQLYSMLKHLEDKLQFIQQLALSLGRKEDKDHCYRRQEVSANFYPP, translated from the coding sequence atggatGTTAACAGTTCTGATCAGAAATCACAGGAGAAGTGGGATGAGATTCTCCAAAAATGTAAGGAAGATTTAGTGAAAAATATTATGGAAGGTCTTTCTCCGATCTTTTCTTTGTTACGgcaagaattgaaggaaatcAAAGAGAAATTTACTGAAATTAGAGAAGAGATACTCAAAGAGGAAGAGAAAAAGGTAGTGGCGAATTCAGAGGTGGTTGAAGTGGAAGTGGTGGAGCATGCAAATCTGCAGAGAAGTGGATCTAGAGAAAATCTACCCTTTGTCACCGGCGGAAATGCAGAGGCACCAGATGCTGGAAAAGGAGCCTCATGTTGCAGTTTCGTTGTCAAGGATTTTGGTGGTAGGATGAGCGGAGGTCAAGGATTAGGAGGCTATGCTGGTGGCGTGTCTGATGTTCTCATAAGGAATCGAAAGAAGAGGAAATTTGAGAGGGGAGGTGCTGGAGGCAGCGGCTCCGGCGGAGGACCAGGCCTTGCTAGACAAGGTAGAGTGAGTGGTGATGTTGGTGTTTTGTTAGATAGACAACCTGTAGAAGTATTTGAACATGGTGGTCCTGGTTTCTTTAACGAAAAGTGTAATTTGGGTGGTGGAACCACCACTTGCGGTGGCCTGGAGAAGGAGGGAGGCAGATTCGTGAAGGGTGGATCAGGAGCTAGTGGTTCTGGTGGGGGCCCGGGTTACTCCGCGGGTGGCTGCCTCGAAGTTGGTGTTGCCGGCAGTATGACTGGTGGTAGAAGATGGAGTGTTAAAGCAGCCTTCCAGAAGAACCAAGGAGAGGAGGTGTATGGGAGAACCACAGTTGAACTTGTCGTGGGTTTGCTGAAGAACCCTAATGTGGAAGATAAGGGAAGCATGGTCAAAGGCCTAATAGATGGTACAACTGGATTTAATGTTTTTAGGCCACTTGCAACTGATACAACTAAGGAAATTCAAGAAAATGGGCCTGCTTACTTTGAGCCCAAATTAAACAAGCTTACAGTTGGGCTTATGAGCTTTAGATCCATTTCCATATCAAATGAAAACCACACCAGTTCCACCCATAGTTCCACCCATAACTACAGGAACCAACACAACCCAATTTATGTTTCCTGCTCACTTTGGTACAACCCAAACCCGAACACCATTCCCCCCGACCCGTACTCGCTTTACACTTACCATCTCAATTACACCACCCATTTTAACCAAAATTCCATACTATTTCATGACCAGTTAATGAATTTCTATTTCATAGCCAAGCTAATGCCCATCACCCTGACAATTACCAATGAAGTGCTACAAAACAAGTGGCAACAAAATTTTGAAGATGACAAGATGCAATTGTATTCCATGCTTAAGCACCTTGAGGACAAGCTGCAATTCATTCAACAACTCGCTCTCAGTTTGGGCCGCAAGGAGGACAAGGATCATTGTTATCGGCGCCAAGAAGTCAGTGCAAACTTCTAtccaccttga